The sequence below is a genomic window from Theobroma cacao cultivar B97-61/B2 chromosome 6, Criollo_cocoa_genome_V2, whole genome shotgun sequence.
TTCGTGTTGATCATTTTGACTAGTTTCGATCATATGGTGGCAAAAGTCACATGGGAAGTGTGATTGAATTGTAGCAAAAGGGAGCATTGAAGCTAAAAGGAGCAAGGCATGAGACAGCAAGCACAGTGCTGCAGAGCCAAGCTCCCAATGCTGTAGCAACATCCAGGTCAGTTCCAGCAACATTCAACAGAAACCACAATGTCGTACAGTGTCACGGTCCTTGCGTGGACGTAAATCCCACCTCATCGAGATAATGCTTTTAGTGGCTAGAGTTAATTCCACATTAAAGAGAAACTCCAAGCGAGAAGTAGGGGAGGATGTCATAGTCTTAGAGAGAGGAGCCATAAATCTCACATCGGCTATATACTAGAGTGATATTGGGCGTATAAGGATTCACACCACCTTCAACCTGTGAGGCATTTTTTGTAGACAAAACCAATGATGTGGATAGTGATAGTTGGAAGTTTCTCATCAATGTGGGATTGGCTCTACCCGTTGGGAGTATTATCTCGACAATGTGAGATTCGGCTATATACTAGAGTGATATTGGGTATATAAAGATTCATACCACCTTCAACCTATGAGGCATTTTTTGTAGACAAAACCAGTGATGTGGATAGTGATAGTTGGAAGTTTCTCATCAATGTGGGATTGACTCTACCCGTTCGGAGTATTATCTCTACGATGTGAGATTCACGTCCATGCAATGATCTTGACATCCTCCTCTATTTCAACAACGACCCACTATCCCCAGTGGCAGAGTTTGCTCTAGCACCACCATGCACTCAACGCCGCGACCCTATccaatctttaaattttattattggaATTTCTCTATCTACAATTATGGAAGATGCTAATATGTAAATTGGATATTTGAGTTGGTTGATAAATACTGTTTATAGATTTATCGATGTTTATTCAATTCTAtacttattttctcttttgttgaTTGATCACTAGGAATATGAGATTGGTAAATCGGATATTTAGGTTGGTTGATAAATACCGTTTAGAGATTTATcaatatttattcaattttatacttatttccTCTTTTGTTGATTGATCACcatgaaaatgagattgaGTGTTTAAATGATGCTTGACAAAGATAATCTAAATAGACCTAAAACTAGATAATGTATGTTCAATCATTTCATGAGTTGAATGAGTGTACTTAAAGGTTAAAGATTAAGAAAATCTGACTACGatgattttaatataatttgaattagttattgaaaagcaaaagaataaTCGAAATCCAAGTTTTGATTAGAAAGAGATACACTTAAGATTAAACCATACGTACATTGTAGATTAAATTAAGGGTCTATTTGGgtttcataaaataacttttttaaggaaaatgattactgtgtaaaatattttactgaaaaatttaattttttttatttgaataaactatcaaaaatattttctgttgTTTGGATCctattgtaaaaaaattttttccGTCATGACATATCTTCaatagttttctttaataagactgtaaaaatattaacatttatcaattatgcaataaattcaaaatattttttaatattaaactATTATATATTGTTACATTGATTAATTTGTTAAgttaataaatcataaactaaaattaaaagatcATTGATAATCgaaaattaatttgtttgaatttttttttgtgaataacattttattgaaaaatataatattttttattttaataaattgagaaaatattttttattattttgatcacttataaaaaatattttctataaTAACCCATTTTCAAAAAGTATTTTCACCATGACACATAGAAATATCAACATTCATCTATTTCCAATCATTAAACTCATCAAAACACTAGAAAATCAACTCAAAAAGAACCTTAACCCGAAAATCgaaaaatcatttccaaaacatataaaaaaagataacAACCATTGAAATCTGAAAATTCAGCTCAAAACCAACAGGAAACtacacaagaaaaaaaaaaagaaagaaaatcaattcagAAATGGCGTGAACAAGTGAAATGAACATCAACAATTGGATTAATCAAttagaaataattaaaataaatttaaaaattgagaatCTAAAAATCgataatttgaaaaagagtGAGATTCGAAGCTAAAGTTGAAGCTTATGTTGTCAACTAGATTCTAGTTGATATTGAgagtaaaatatataaaatttggGAAATcataatgaattatgatgcTTGTATTAGTATTAACATACAAGATTTATAATTCCTTGTTGATAAGTTAACTAGAATCAATATCAAAgtatttgacttattaattAGTATATGATCCCTTGTTTAAAGAGAAGGGTTCAAATCTCCtttctcaattaaaaaaaaaaattaaccgaaatcatatgaaaattttttgttcCAAATAgattatgtttttgtataatttcTTTGTACTATGTTAAGCACAACACCACAAAGCCAATACAATGGCACTGGTTGTGTAATTTGGATCCATCAAGGTCTGTCTCAAAGTATAATATACACCATTCAAGACTATACTTGTCAGCACAGaagttcattttaaaaataaaaagccgCCAGCAGTTAAAATTACAGAAAACAGAGGATGTTTTATTCAAGGAATTCAATTTTCTACATAAGATATAAGCTGAATACTTATTAGAATACGTCCTGTGACAACTTATTTCATTTCTGCTAGTGTTTTTCCTACTAATCTTTGTGGGATAATGGTGAACCAGCAAGTCATAATCCTTGCTCACCCTTGTCATGTCTCCCCCGCAACTACTTGCAGGTTCATCGGCATGTAAAAGCTTGTCATCCTCATCTTGTCTGTTAGACAACGTTTCTAAATCCAAACCGCTGCCGTTGCTTCTCACCGTTACCCAGTTTTCATCCCATTCCCAGACGGGCATTTCTGAAGATGAAACAAGATTGGTTTCACCCAATTGCTGGATCCTTTCCATTATAATCTTGCTCAATCTGTTTTTCCTGGAAGGAATATGAATTGTCTCTAACTCTTCCATCGAATCCCACAACTGTAGATTTAGTACGGTGGTGGGTGTGCTCAATTCAGAACCGTCGGTTCCCTTTATTGGAGGAGCTTTCATTTCCTTTACAAAATCATGTGCAAGGAGTTGGGTTGCAGTCCATCTCTCTACAGGGTCTCTCCTCAAGCACTTGCTTAGAAAATCCTTTGCCTGCTTCGATATATCGCTCGGTATTTCCGGCATATCCCGTGAAAATCCGATCCTGTACAGGGCAGATACAGGATCGCCGACATCAGGCCACGGTGCCCGTCCGGTTGCCATCTCGATGACTGTACATCCGAGTGCCCACACGTCAGCAGGGAATCCTTGTTGTTCCCCGCGGGCCACCTCCGGCGCCATGTAAACAGGCGTTCCGGCAACCGACCAAGCGGCACCCGGGACCACATCAGCTCGCCTGGCGCAACCCAAGTCAGCGATTTTCACCCCATCGTCAGTGACCAAAACATTCCGACCCTTGATGTCGCAATGCACTATTCCACTAGAGTGAAGAAACTCGAGCCCCTGTAAAATCCCACGAGTGTACGATCGAACCATGGCCTCATCCAGGCGACCGCCCTGCTTCTGAATTGCATCCGTGATGGTGCCTCCGGGTGCATATTCCAACAACAGATTGTACACAAGCATACCATTTTCGGATGAAATGTCACACCCCTTGCACGCCACAACTCGGGGGCAACTTAACGTAGACAGAATTCTCTGTTCCCTCCTAAGAGATTCTGACTGCGAGAGCTCACAGGACTTAACAGCAAACACATCACCAGACTGGTCAGCGGTGGCGATGGAGACGGTGGCTGTGGAGCCGCGGCCAATGGTTCTTCCACGGGTCCATTCCATTTCTGAAAGTAAAGTTTGGAGCTTTGGAATTGGTCAGGTGAAGCTAACTGACGAAGCATTTATACAGCCAAAATCTTGTGGCTTTAGTTCGGTAAGGTTTGGCTTTAATGCAAGAAAGCGAATGCCTTTCATTCACAGCATCCCCTTTTGCATTGTGGCCAATGGGCGGCCGCTGTTTCTTTCTATCTCGAAACGAGAGTGCTCCACGTGGCGAAAGGACGTTGGTTTAAAAGCTTTGGCCGACTGGTCGGCGGTGGGTGTTTGCTTTGCTTAGCTTAGCCATGAATCATACCGTCACGTGCTCACGTGAGCCAGGCATGGAGCAAAGTGCGGCTGCTTAGCTGGGGCGATGAGGTCCTTGGAATGCAAATGCAATGCCGTCAGGATCTTTGGCCTCGTATATTCCTAgctttaatttgtaatttaacAGTAATTAATGACTTTAACTGCTTCTTTAAATCTAGTCCATACTGCTTGACTTTGTAGAGCTGCTATTTTATGTTCTTGATAATGATAGGCATGTGGACTAGCAGAAAGTAGACTCTTCCTTATCTTACATAAAACAGAACAGCATTAGTCTGTAAATTCAACGTCATATGACCGACCTGTGATTACTAATGAATCTGATTTCACGTAAACCTTGTTCTAATAACTTAGGGATACAAGGTTGCAAGTTTTTCCTCGTTGGCATGTCAAGTGTGAACCAAAGCATgttttaaatgtttgaaaaacaAGTTTCATGTTCATGCAATTATTAGTTGGCAGAAACAAGATGAAGTGCAACCGAACACCCAACAATCTGAAGACAGTTAACTAATTCGTTCCACCCACGAAAAGAGAACATAGTTACCTAAATTATTAGATATGCTTagttaccttttttttttcttggattGTGGGTGAAGTTTACAAGGAACCAAAAGGGCCAAAAGCCAAAAAGGGTTGGGGGCAGTTGGAATTTAGTTGAAAGGAGGAAAGGCAAGCAGCAAGCAAACCTAATAAAAACCCAACCGACCTGCCCAACTCATATTCTCAAACCAAACCTTCCTTGTCCCTCCTCCACAGTCCCATCTCAACTCATTTAGTTGGTTAGTTGGTTGGTTGGGTTGGTTCCCTGTTCTTTATTGTTAA
It includes:
- the LOC18597189 gene encoding mitogen-activated protein kinase kinase kinase ANP1 — its product is MEWTRGRTIGRGSTATVSIATADQSGDVFAVKSCELSQSESLRREQRILSTLSCPRVVACKGCDISSENGMLVYNLLLEYAPGGTITDAIQKQGGRLDEAMVRSYTRGILQGLEFLHSSGIVHCDIKGRNVLVTDDGVKIADLGCARRADVVPGAAWSVAGTPVYMAPEVARGEQQGFPADVWALGCTVIEMATGRAPWPDVGDPVSALYRIGFSRDMPEIPSDISKQAKDFLSKCLRRDPVERWTATQLLAHDFVKEMKAPPIKGTDGSELSTPTTVLNLQLWDSMEELETIHIPSRKNRLSKIIMERIQQLGETNLVSSSEMPVWEWDENWVTVRSNGSGLDLETLSNRQDEDDKLLHADEPASSCGGDMTRVSKDYDLLVHHYPTKISRKNTSRNEISCHRTYSNKYSAYILCRKLNSLNKTSSVFCNFNCWRLFIFKMNFCADKYSLEWCILYFETDLDGSKLHNQCHCIGFVVLCLT